In the Lentisphaera araneosa HTCC2155 genome, TTGCTGACCCTTTGAAGCCCAGTCAAAAACATTTATCAAAATCACTTTCTCGCCGCGAAGCGACTTCAGAGGAAGACTTAGTTTTGAAAGAGTCTTCATTAGAAGAACAACGTCGAGTCTACGATGTGGCCGTTGAATTGATGCTGATCCATTTAGCTGATGGAGAAATGACTCAAGAAGAGTACCAGGACTTGTACTTAGGTACTTTACGCAAACGGGCTAAGCTGGGGAGAAATGATAAGCCTTATGATTATGAAGTTCCTTTTGATCCCGCAGAAGGTCATGATTCAATGCGAGTTCAGTTAGGATCGGGGGCTTACGATGATCAAGGGTTTGTATCCTTGAGTTTGCGTCCAGCTTATCATGCTTTGGAAGATACTTGGGCAGGCTACCTGAAGGGGAGTGCTATTGAAGTACTTAATACTGAGCTTTATTACTTTTATGATGATGAAGATTTAGAGTTAAAGAAATTTCAGTTAGCGACAATTCATTCTTTAGCCCCTGTAGATGAATATTTTGATCCATTGTCCTGGGTAGTTGATGTGGGTGCAGAGTCACTGCGTTTAAGGGAGAATGACGAAGATTTACATGTGGCGACTTATATAGATACCGGATTTGGGCAAAGTTCCTTATTCAAGGACGAGATTTTGGTGTACGGCTTATTGCGTCCTTCACTACATTTTTCAGGTGTCTTGAATGATAATTATATGTTAGGTATTGGCCCAGAGTTAGGGACAATTTATTATATCAATCAACATAGTTCTGCACAGTTATCTGGACGTCATAGCTGGGGTGTGTTAGGGCAGAGTAATCAGATGACTGAAGTTAAGACAGGCTTGAACTGGAATCTAAGCAAAAGTGTTCACCTCAATAGTTACTTTAAGTGGACTGATTCCTTTCATCAGGATTGGAATGAATTGGGTCTAAAGGTGAATTACTATTTCTGAGCAGTCTTCTCAGTAAACTTACTATTCGATCTCGTAGGGGATGGGGATCTTATACTTATTAACGAGATTACGTAGTTGAGTTTTAATCTTTTTATCATTTGGGTTATCAGTGAGTTCGCCGAGTAAATATAAGATTTTATGGTGAGCCCAATTTTGTGCTAAAGTAGCTTTGCCTTTTGCCGATGTTTTAAAATCAATTTTAAAGGTAATCTCCTCAGGCCCTTTTGCGCCGACGCCTTTTACTTGAACAAGCGTGGATTGTTGTCCGCTTTTAAATTGTCCATAAATTGAGAGTGTTCCACCACGGTAGAGGTGAGGGAGTTCGCGAGGGAAGATTTCATCGTGATCAATTTGTGAAGAAAAACGATAGTTAAGTTTGCTGACTACTGTGTCAGAGTAGGTTTTTATAAAATTTTCAAACATCAGGCCTGAGCCCTCGGGTTCTTCTTGCAGAATACTGTACCCGCGATTACGTAGGGTTAAAAGGTCGAGTAGGAAGGGAGAAGTATCATCTCCATTGCTTATGGCAAAGATAGATGTTCTCGCTTGGTTGTCTTGGGTGATTTTACTGATGATTTCGACGCCTTCGACTCCGCCTCTCGTGGTGGTGTTGCCATCACTTGCGAGATAGATGATTCTGGGGTATTGGCTTTGGCTTCTCTGAGCTATGTAAGGACGAAGGCTTTTGTAAACGTCAGTTTTACCACCGCGTTTAGTGTTGTCTAAAAATTTGAGTGCCATGGCGATGTTTTCGTCATTTGCAGGTGCGTAACTAGGGAAGCAGCGACGATCTTTAATATTGAAGGTCACGATGTTAAAACGGTCTTGGGGAGAAAGGTTTTTAATGCCTTTTTTGATGGCGTAGGTGAAGTTATTAAACTGTTCGTAACGAATACTTGTGGATGTATCCAAAATAAACATAATTTCTTTGGCTTGTGAGATGAGACGTTTTGAGTTTTTATCTAAGGTGATATCCACTTGGAAATAACCTTGCTGATCTCTAGGGTCTACGTAGACTGAGGGGATAATTTTTAAAACGTCATCGAGTTGACCTTGGCTAGATTCATTCACTGATATTTGAGGGAGTGAGGGTTTTTTGATGAGATTTAGGGAGTTTTGGCCACGCGGATCACTCGGAGGGCTTAGGTCAATTGAAGGTCGTATGCTGGTTACGGGGAGTGTGATCGATGGTGCGGATCTGCCACCGATAGATGAGCCTGATATACCCTGCCCATCATTGGCTTTGAAAGAGAGGGCTTGATTGCCCACGTCATCAGTGTTCTCTACTCGCTTATCGATCAAGCTTTTGTTAGCGTCAGAAAGGTGTTCGTCAGATAACTGTGGTTTAATCTCGTAAATCTGAGGAGGAAGTTGGGTGGAAAGGGATTGCCCTGGAATTTGAGCACTCATCTTCATCTGCAACTTGGCGAGAGAGGTAGAGTCGACTTTAGGTGCGATGTCCGCATTGATTTTTAAATCTTCGAGTTTGACCTTGGCGGGAGTGATAGAAGGGCGCAATGCATTTTTGAGCTCTTGGTCGAGGTCACGTTTAGTTTTTGGTTCCCACTTTTCGACGCGCGGAGCAGGGCTTTTATATTGTTCTTTTGGGAGAGGCTTAATGGTGGTGCTTTTAAAAGAGTTGAGTACGCTTGTAAGCTGAGAGGAGAATATTAGAGCTAGGAGGGCGTGGAATACTAGGGAAATAACAATCGAAATAACGATGTACATGCTGTAATTTTTTTTATTCATAAAGGTGTTTTTTTGAGCAATAAAAGCAGTTTAGTTCATCGGTTTTGTGTCGGTTCTGATCAAATGAATTATAGTCACTATACTAAATAACTGATCTTAAAGTATCCGATTTCTGTGGAATTACTTACTAATCCGACTAAAATCACAAAACAAAAAATATTAGAAGATATTTATGAAAGAAATTTTTTTAGAATTTGATCTCTTTGGAAGTCAAATAATACTGCGCTGGTTTCAAGTCATGGCCGCAAGTGGTTTTTT is a window encoding:
- a CDS encoding VWA domain-containing protein — protein: MNKKNYSMYIVISIVISLVFHALLALIFSSQLTSVLNSFKSTTIKPLPKEQYKSPAPRVEKWEPKTKRDLDQELKNALRPSITPAKVKLEDLKINADIAPKVDSTSLAKLQMKMSAQIPGQSLSTQLPPQIYEIKPQLSDEHLSDANKSLIDKRVENTDDVGNQALSFKANDGQGISGSSIGGRSAPSITLPVTSIRPSIDLSPPSDPRGQNSLNLIKKPSLPQISVNESSQGQLDDVLKIIPSVYVDPRDQQGYFQVDITLDKNSKRLISQAKEIMFILDTSTSIRYEQFNNFTYAIKKGIKNLSPQDRFNIVTFNIKDRRCFPSYAPANDENIAMALKFLDNTKRGGKTDVYKSLRPYIAQRSQSQYPRIIYLASDGNTTTRGGVEGVEIISKITQDNQARTSIFAISNGDDTSPFLLDLLTLRNRGYSILQEEPEGSGLMFENFIKTYSDTVVSKLNYRFSSQIDHDEIFPRELPHLYRGGTLSIYGQFKSGQQSTLVQVKGVGAKGPEEITFKIDFKTSAKGKATLAQNWAHHKILYLLGELTDNPNDKKIKTQLRNLVNKYKIPIPYEIE
- a CDS encoding DUF4105 domain-containing protein: MKYFLCFLLLMSATAMEVSDLKKLAKERGVATKDHWLNLLHYDSGFFTQASVVDDEGFFLSPLGKINPNAELEACLEAFSKGDPSEDTHVVNRFPARLDWILEELPEAKSLFVSDHSPKFQRILNNIAPDKVKLVFPSQYMNNPSSLFGHTLLNIEGKRNKKLMAYSINYSARTEETDGLKFAVKGVLGMYPGTFNIVRYFEKVIEYSDHNMRDVWEYDFKFTQKEIERMLMHVIEMENISSDYYFFDENCSYNLLFAIDAARPGMNLARQANDYWVLPVDTIKLVKANDLLEQGQYRPSKSTKIRSIADPLKPSQKHLSKSLSRREATSEEDLVLKESSLEEQRRVYDVAVELMLIHLADGEMTQEEYQDLYLGTLRKRAKLGRNDKPYDYEVPFDPAEGHDSMRVQLGSGAYDDQGFVSLSLRPAYHALEDTWAGYLKGSAIEVLNTELYYFYDDEDLELKKFQLATIHSLAPVDEYFDPLSWVVDVGAESLRLRENDEDLHVATYIDTGFGQSSLFKDEILVYGLLRPSLHFSGVLNDNYMLGIGPELGTIYYINQHSSAQLSGRHSWGVLGQSNQMTEVKTGLNWNLSKSVHLNSYFKWTDSFHQDWNELGLKVNYYF